Part of the Haloarcula laminariae genome is shown below.
CCGATATGTGGCTGCGGACAGATTCGACAACAAATGAGTGCTGAAGAAACACCAACCGACGCGGACACGGACGACGTCAGCGGTATTCTCCCCGCCTTTCTGGCCAGGAGTTTCCTGGCGAAGTTCGTCGTCGCCCTGTTGCTGGTCACCGTCGTCATCCTCGGCGTGAGCGCGAACACGTACGCCCAGACGAGCTCACAGCTCACGGCGGACACCCAGACGGAGTACGTCAGCGTCGCAAACTCCAGTGCGACACAGGTCGCCGAGTGGCGCCAGTCGCGACGCGACACGACTCGTCGCCTCGGACAGTTCGAAGTCATTCGCAGCGGGACCCAGAGCGAACGACAGGCGTTCCTGGAGGCCGAAGCCGAGCGGCTCCCGAACGACGTCATCAAGGTTCAGGTCGTGAACCGGTCGTCGACGACCGTCACGGCCAGCTCCGACACCACGCGCGTCGGGGAGTCCCAGCTCAGCCGAGAGGCCCCGTGGCGCAACGAGGAACTCGACTACGGCGAGGACGGCGTCTACATCGCGGAGGCGACGAACGCGCTCCAAACCTCGCTGGTCTCGTTCGTCACGCCGATAGAGACCGACGACGGCGACGACCTCGTCCTCGTGATGCAGACGGACCTCAACGCGCTCGCGAGCGACCTGCCACAGCCGTCCGAGGGCGTCTACTCCCAGGTTATCGACTCCCAGGGCCGAATCGTGGCCGGCACGCGCGGCCAGACGTCGCTGGGTGCCAACGCGGGCTCGCTCCAGCAGTACGACGAGAGCTCCGACGGCGCCGACCAGTCGTTCGTCCAGCGCGGGCTCGACGGGGAGAAGGGCTTTCTGGAGCCCGGCGAGGTGAAATCGTCCCTCTCCGGTGAGTACGTCGTCGCGTACCACCCGGTGGCCGACGAGGAGTGGGTCGTCGCGACCCACGTTCCGGTCTCGACCGCCTACGCCCTCCAGAACACCATCCAGAACAACCTCCTCGTCCTCTCGGGCGTCGTGTTCCTCGGCATCGGCGTCATCGGTGTCGTCTTCGGTCGCGGGACTGTGAGCGCGCTGAACCGGCTCACCGAGAACGCCGAACGGCTGGAGGCGGGGAACCTCGACACCGACCTCGAAGTGACCCGGCGCGACGAGTTCGGCCAACTGACCGCCTCGTTCGCGAGCATGCGCGACGCGCTCCGGGACCGCATCCAGGAGGCCGAGTCCGCCCGCAAGGAGGCGGAGGTCTCCCGGCAGGAGGCCCTCGCCATGACCGACTACCTCCAGGAGAAAGCGGAGGACTACAGCGAGGTCATGCAGCAGTGTGCCAACGGCGACCTGACCCAGCGCATGGAGACCGACAACGAGAACGAGGCGATGGACCGCATCGCCGAGGAGTTCAACGACATGCTCGGCGAGCTGGAGAAGACCACCGGACAGCTCAAGACCTTCTCGGAGGAGGTCGCCGAGTCCAGCGAAATCGTGCTGACCAACACGGAGAACGTGCGCCAGTCCGCGGAGCGGGTCACGGCCTCCGTCGAGCGCATCAACGCGGACGCGACCGACCAGGAGGCGCGTCTCGAAGAACTGGCCGGCGACCTCGACGTGGTCATCGAACGGCTCCACTCGCTGAAGGGCAACCCACACGTCGACATCAACGACGAGCTGGACCAGTTCGAGAACGTCGCCGCGGTGCTCGACGAGGCGACCGGGCAGAGCCAGTCCATCCGCACGGAGGCCGAGAGCGCCGGCGAGACCGCCAAACAGCAGGCCGACGAGCTGGACGAGGTCTCCGAACGCGCCGACCGACTCAAGCGCTACGCCAAACCGCTCGGGGGTATCCTCGACCGGTTCGAGACCGCGGCCGAACACGAGTTCGTCTTCTCCGGCGGCCCGAGCCAGCCGGTCCAGGACGACGGCGACGACTGAGGCCGCGGTTCGCGTTTCCGCCGTTCCGAGTGCGCGGACACTGGGTCGTCAGGTACTTTTCCCCCTAGTCCTAAGCCGTCCCTCATGGAGTATCTCGAGGCGCGTCGTGACCGCGTCGAGGCGCGGCTAGAGGCCGCCATCGACGCCGTCGAACCCGACGCCCTCGCCGACCAGGTCGGCCACGTCGTGCTCTCGGGCGGGAAGCGGGTCCGGCCGACGGTGACGGTACTGGCCTGTGAGGCCCTTGGCGGGGACCCGGCCGACGCCGTCGACTTCGCGGTCGGCATCGAACTCGTCCACAACGCCTCGCTGGTCATCGACGATATCATCGACGAGTCCGAGGTCCGCCGGGGCGTACCCGCGGCGTGGGCCGAGTACGGGCACGGCTCGGCCATCATCGCCTCGGACGGGCTGCTCGGGGAGGCCTTCGGCCTTTTTTCGGCCGACGAGCGGGCGATGCAGACCGTCTCCGAGGCGATGGTCGAACTCGGGGAGGGCGAGGCGATGGAGCTCGTCGCCGAGCCGACCAACGAGTCCGAGTACATGGAGCTTGCCCGCCGCAAGACGGGGGCGCTGTTCCGGGCGGCCGCCGAGCTGGGGGCTATCGCCGCCGACGCCGACGCCTACGCCGTCGAGGCGATGGGCGAGTACGCACAGCGGGTCGGGGTGGCCTTCCAGATGCGCGACGACGTGCTGGACGCCACCTCCGACGCGGAGACGCTGGGCAAGCCGACGGGGCACGACGCCGAGATGGAACGGCCCTCCTTCCTCGAAGTGACCGACCTCACGGCCGAGGAGGCAAACGACAAGGCCCGCGCCGAGTCCGACGCCGCCTTGGAGGCCCTGGAGGCCGCCGACGCCCCCGACTCCCAGTCCGTCGAGTACCTCCGGGAGCTGGCGGAGTTCGTCGTCGTGCGTGAGCGATAACTCGCGCCGACGACGCCCCGCTCTGGCCGTGCCCACGACACGCCGTCCCAGCAAACGCCTTCGCTCCGAGAACAGCAGGTCTTTAGCCGGCTATCGACAAGCGACTCCAATGACAGTCATCGGTGTCGTCGGACTCCCCGGCAGCGGCAAGAGCGAGGCGGCCGAGGTCGCAAGCGAGATGGGCGTGCCGGTCGTGACGATGGGCGATGTCATCCGCGCGGAGTGTCGCGAGCGGGGGCTGGACCCGGCGACGGACCACGGGACCGTGGCGAAGGCGCTGCGCGAGGAGAACGGCCCGGGCGCCATCGCCGAGCGCTCGCTGCCGATAATCGAGGACGAACGGGCGGGCCACGACACCGTCCTCGTCGACGGCATCCGCTCGGACGTGGAGGTCGAGGCGTTCCGGCGGGCCTTCGGTGATTCGTTTGCCCTCGTCGAAATCACGGCGCCGTTCGACGTCCGGGCCGAGCGCCTGGACCTCAGGGGGCGGGACGCCGGCGCCGACGAGGGCGGCGAATCGCTCGAAGACCGCGACGAGCGGGAGCTGGGCTTCGGGATGGGCGAGGCGATGGAGATGGCCGACGTGACCGTCGAGAACACCGACTCGCTGTCGGCGTTCCAGCGCCGGATTCGTACGCTGCTGGAGGAGGGCGTGGAGGTCCAGTCGTGAGCAGCGTCTACAGCGTCGACGTCGAGATAACCGCGCCCGTCAACGACACCGAGGTCACCGCGCGGGTGGCCGACGCCATCCGGAACCTCTTCCCGGAGGCCGACCCCGACCACCGCGAGGGCGAGCTCGTCGCGACGGTCCACACGATGGAGGGGTTCTCCGAGGAACTGCACCGCGCGGAGATTCTGGACACGGCCCGCTCGGTGTTCTTCGACGACCTGGCCGGCGACCGCTTTACCTTCGACCTGAAGAAGCAGGCGGCCTTCGAGGGGCGGGTGAACTTCGCCGTCGGCGAGCCCGCCGAACTGGGCGACATCCACGTCGTCGTCACGGTTCGCGAGCCCGACGCCGAGGCGTACATCGACTACGTCGCGCCGGCGACGGAGGACGGCAAGCCCGTCGACACCGAATGACCGAGGCGCTCTGTTTCGCCCTGGACGGGGTACTTGTCCACCGGACCCGGTCGGACGCCGAACTCCTGCGGGACGTGTTTGCCGCACATGACATCGACCCGACCGACGACCTCCTGGCAACGGCCCGACGGACTTTTCGCAACGCGTTCGAGGCCATAGAGCCCGACCCCTACCGGCAGTCGATGGCGGCGGTCGTCTCGGCGGCCGACGCCGAGGCCGACCCGGAGGACGTGGTCGCGACGCTGCGCGAGGAGACCTACGCCGCGACGACCGTGCCCGAGGCCGCCCGCGAGAGCCTGGTCGGGCTGGCCGACGACAGCACGCTCGCGGTCATCACGAACGGTCCCCGGGAGTGGCAGGTCGGCAAGCTCGCCCATCACGACCTTCGCGACCGGTTCGACGCCGTCGTGGCCTCCTACGACGCCGGCGCACACACGCCAGACACGGCCCCGTTCGACCGCCTCCGGGAGCGGCTCCCCGCCGACGAGTACGTGATGGTCGGGGACGGCGACGACGTGGAGGGCGCGCGGGCCGCCGGGTTCGTCTCCATCGAGTACAGCACGGAGGGGGCGGACCTCTGGGCGACTATCGACGCCCTGCTCTAATCTTCCGCCAGATAGACGCCGGCCTTCGGATGCTGGTCGGCGTCCTCGGCGATGCGGTCGTCGTCGCGGGCGGCTTCGATTTCCGCCTTCGCGGCCTCGCGGTCCATCCCGCCGACGACCGCCATGACGTCGATGAGCTGGTCCTCGTTGGCACGCTGGCGGCCGCCCGAGGTGTTCCCGAGCACCGAGGGCGCGGTCGCTTCGAAGAAGCGGAGGTAGGCGGCGGGGTCGCGCTCGCCGCGGAGCCGGTCGTGCCACGCCGCCGGGTACTGGCTGATGCGGCCGTCACCTAGCTCGTAGATGCGGTCGCCGTCGTCGACCCAGCTCTCGGAGCCGGTGCGCCGCTCCCCGACGGCCGCCACGAACCCTTCTCTGTCGAAGCTGCTGTCCTCGCGCTCTTCCAACTCCTGGACGTAGGCGTCGACGGCCGCCTCGGGGACGCCCGGCCGGTCGTCGTGATACCGTTCGAGGATATCCAGCAGCTCCCGGGTTCCCAGTGCGTCGCCCTGGTGGACTATCTCCTCGACCGCCTGCTGGTCGGTGTCGACCATGTAGACTGTATTGTTGGGAGATTGATAAACGAGCGGCTTTTAGACGCCGCTGACGAAAACAGCGACCCACTCGCCGACCTCGCGGCGCTCGGTCACCCGCACTTCTTCGACCCACTTCACCCACTGGAACCCCCGGCGGTCGGGCGCGACCAGCCGGAGCGGGAAGCCGTGCCCGTGGGAGAGCCGCTCGCCGTCGACGCGGGTCGCGAGCAGGGCGTCGCGGGCCTCGTCGATGGGGAGGCTCCAGCGGTAGCCCGTGACGGAGCGGAACTGCACCCACGCGGCGGCGCCGTCGGGGTCGGCGGCGTCGAGCAGGTCGCCCACGCGGACGCCCTGCCAGTCGTGTTCGGAGTACCAGCCGCTCGTGCAGTCGAGCACGGCGCGGCCGCTCGCGCCGGTCGGCAGGTCGGCGAGGTCGTACGACGCCCTGCTCGCGACCCGGCCGGTGACGGCGAGCGTCCAGTCGGCGGCGTCGACCGGCTCGGGGTCGTCGGCGACCCAGCTCGTCACCGGGAAACGGTTGCCGTCGTCGCTGCCGTCCTCCCGGGAGCCAGTGAAGCGGCGGTCGGCGCCGGCGGTCGCCAGCGCGTCGTTGACGGGTCCCTGCAGCCGCCAGACGGCGGCGCCGGTCGCGACGAGTCCGGCGTAGCGCAGCGCGTCCCGGCGGCCGTGTCGGACCGCCGTCTCGGGGGAGTGAAAGCGATAGCGGAGGTGGGCCAGCAATAGCGGCGCGAGGAGCAGGCCCAGCGCGGTGTGGAGGTGAAAGAGGCCCCACGGTCCGAGGTCGAGCGAGCCCCCGAAAACCCACCAGACGCCGGTGGCGAGCGCGCCGGCCGCGTCGACGGCGAGCGCGACCGAGACGATGCGCGCGCCGGTCAAGCGCTCCGGGGCGACCCGGTGGCGGACCCGCCAGAGCTTGACGGGCAACAGGCCGACGAGGACGACCCCCGAGACGGCGTGGAGGTCGATGACCCACGCGGCGGCCGCGGTGCCGGCGAAGATGGTGCCGACGCCGGTGGCAAGCAGCGTCGCGACGGCGACGAACAGCCCCCAGTCGACCGCCCGGGGCGAGGGAGTGTACCGGCGCCAGTCCATACCTCTCGTAGGGCGGGGAGACGCTTAGTAGGCCCGCCGGAGCGCCACGTCGCCCCCGCTCGTCCGGACAGTGACGGCGTCGCCGTCGTTGTTCCAGACCGCCCCGCTGGCCCCCCAGTAGCGCGCCGTTCGGTTGTCGGTCCCGCTGCCGGTGTAGAGAGTGACGCGCTCGCCGGGACCGAGCGAGTAGTTCCGGAAGCTGTACGCCCGGCCCGCGGCGTCGGAGACGGTCCAGCCGGACAGGTTCAGGTCGCCGTCGCCGCGGTTCGCGAAGACGAGGTACTCGCCGTTCAGATTGTGATTGTCGTTGCCGGCGGCGTCCTCGTGGACCTCGACCAGGGCGAGCCCCGAGGGGCTGGCCGTGGCCGTCGGGGTCTCCCAGTCGGCGGCGTCGGGGTCGACACAGCGCCAGAGGCCGCGCCGGGCCTCGCGGGCGCCCGTTTCGGCCTCGGTAAACGACGCCCGTCGGCTGAAGTCGCTGTCGTAGACGCGGGCGCGACCGGACGCCACCAGCTGGTAGTTGAACAGGCGGTCGTCGACGACCACGTAGGCCAGCAGCCGGTCGTAGTAGCCCCGCCGGTCCAGATTGGGGTCCGTGGCGATGCCGACGGTCCGC
Proteins encoded:
- a CDS encoding HAMP domain-containing protein, encoding MSAEETPTDADTDDVSGILPAFLARSFLAKFVVALLLVTVVILGVSANTYAQTSSQLTADTQTEYVSVANSSATQVAEWRQSRRDTTRRLGQFEVIRSGTQSERQAFLEAEAERLPNDVIKVQVVNRSSTTVTASSDTTRVGESQLSREAPWRNEELDYGEDGVYIAEATNALQTSLVSFVTPIETDDGDDLVLVMQTDLNALASDLPQPSEGVYSQVIDSQGRIVAGTRGQTSLGANAGSLQQYDESSDGADQSFVQRGLDGEKGFLEPGEVKSSLSGEYVVAYHPVADEEWVVATHVPVSTAYALQNTIQNNLLVLSGVVFLGIGVIGVVFGRGTVSALNRLTENAERLEAGNLDTDLEVTRRDEFGQLTASFASMRDALRDRIQEAESARKEAEVSRQEALAMTDYLQEKAEDYSEVMQQCANGDLTQRMETDNENEAMDRIAEEFNDMLGELEKTTGQLKTFSEEVAESSEIVLTNTENVRQSAERVTASVERINADATDQEARLEELAGDLDVVIERLHSLKGNPHVDINDELDQFENVAAVLDEATGQSQSIRTEAESAGETAKQQADELDEVSERADRLKRYAKPLGGILDRFETAAEHEFVFSGGPSQPVQDDGDD
- a CDS encoding polyprenyl synthetase family protein, producing MEYLEARRDRVEARLEAAIDAVEPDALADQVGHVVLSGGKRVRPTVTVLACEALGGDPADAVDFAVGIELVHNASLVIDDIIDESEVRRGVPAAWAEYGHGSAIIASDGLLGEAFGLFSADERAMQTVSEAMVELGEGEAMELVAEPTNESEYMELARRKTGALFRAAAELGAIAADADAYAVEAMGEYAQRVGVAFQMRDDVLDATSDAETLGKPTGHDAEMERPSFLEVTDLTAEEANDKARAESDAALEALEAADAPDSQSVEYLRELAEFVVVRER
- a CDS encoding AAA family ATPase, translating into MTVIGVVGLPGSGKSEAAEVASEMGVPVVTMGDVIRAECRERGLDPATDHGTVAKALREENGPGAIAERSLPIIEDERAGHDTVLVDGIRSDVEVEAFRRAFGDSFALVEITAPFDVRAERLDLRGRDAGADEGGESLEDRDERELGFGMGEAMEMADVTVENTDSLSAFQRRIRTLLEEGVEVQS
- a CDS encoding RNA-binding domain-containing protein — its product is MSSVYSVDVEITAPVNDTEVTARVADAIRNLFPEADPDHREGELVATVHTMEGFSEELHRAEILDTARSVFFDDLAGDRFTFDLKKQAAFEGRVNFAVGEPAELGDIHVVVTVREPDAEAYIDYVAPATEDGKPVDTE
- a CDS encoding HAD family hydrolase encodes the protein MTEALCFALDGVLVHRTRSDAELLRDVFAAHDIDPTDDLLATARRTFRNAFEAIEPDPYRQSMAAVVSAADAEADPEDVVATLREETYAATTVPEAARESLVGLADDSTLAVITNGPREWQVGKLAHHDLRDRFDAVVASYDAGAHTPDTAPFDRLRERLPADEYVMVGDGDDVEGARAAGFVSIEYSTEGADLWATIDALL
- a CDS encoding molybdopterin-dependent oxidoreductase, giving the protein MDWRRYTPSPRAVDWGLFVAVATLLATGVGTIFAGTAAAAWVIDLHAVSGVVLVGLLPVKLWRVRHRVAPERLTGARIVSVALAVDAAGALATGVWWVFGGSLDLGPWGLFHLHTALGLLLAPLLLAHLRYRFHSPETAVRHGRRDALRYAGLVATGAAVWRLQGPVNDALATAGADRRFTGSREDGSDDGNRFPVTSWVADDPEPVDAADWTLAVTGRVASRASYDLADLPTGASGRAVLDCTSGWYSEHDWQGVRVGDLLDAADPDGAAAWVQFRSVTGYRWSLPIDEARDALLATRVDGERLSHGHGFPLRLVAPDRRGFQWVKWVEEVRVTERREVGEWVAVFVSGV
- a CDS encoding lamin tail domain-containing protein, which gives rise to MTAYRAGLVVALVVLAGCGGLVGDDAGPTAPGTAGSLPTETTRVSVTAVVDGDTVRVEYRNGTRDTVRLVGVDTPEVRAENDPAEFEGVPDTAAGADCLREAGTNASNYAKDRLLGRTVGIATDPNLDRRGYYDRLLAYVVVDDRLFNYQLVASGRARVYDSDFSRRASFTEAETGAREARRGLWRCVDPDAADWETPTATASPSGLALVEVHEDAAGNDNHNLNGEYLVFANRGDGDLNLSGWTVSDAAGRAYSFRNYSLGPGERVTLYTGSGTDNRTARYWGASGAVWNNDGDAVTVRTSGGDVALRRAY